A stretch of DNA from Mesorhizobium onobrychidis:
CTGGGAGCTCGATGCGATTGCCGCGGCGGCCATCGGCGGCGCCTCGCTGATGGGCGGCAAGGGCAGCGTGGTCGGCACCATCCTGGGCGCCGTCATTCTCGGCACCATGCGCAACGGCCTGACGCTGATGAATGTCCAGTCCTTCTATCAGCTCCTGGCAACTGGTCTTATAATCCTCGCCGCGATGCTTATCGATCGCGTGACGAGGGGACGTGGATGACCTTGACCAGCCTGGATCTGAAAGCAGTAGGACCGCGGATCCGCATGATGATGCCGCATTTGACGCCGCTCGAGGCGAAGGTGGTGGAAACCGTCTTCGGACGGCGCGGCTTCGACGAGACCATTCCGCTCAAGCAGATCGCCGAAGAGGCCGGCGTGTCGGAGGCGATGGTGGTCAAGATCGCCAAGAAACTGGGTTTTTCCGGCTATCGCGACTTCCGCACCGCGGTCTATGAATACAGCCGCCTACCAACCGCCGAAATGCATCAGGAACTGTCGGTCGACGACAGTTCGGCCGAGATCGTCCAGAAAGTGTTCCGCACCTCCATCCAGGCGTTGGAGGAAACGCTGGCGATCCTCGACATGGACGATTTCGACCGCGCCGCCGATCTTCTCTACCGCGCCAAGAACCGGGATTTCTATGGCGTCGGTGGCTCGGCGCAGATCGCGCGCGACGTCTCGCATAAATTCCTGCGCATCGGCATCCGCGCATCAGTCTACGACGATTCGCACATGATGCTGATGTCGGCCTCGCTGCTCGGCGCCGACGACATCGCCGTCGGCTTCTCGCATTCCGGCAACACCAGCGCCGTCATCGATGCCATCCATCTCGCCCGCAAGAGCGGAGCGCGGACGCTGGCGATCACCAACTACGACAACTCGCCGCTGGCCGCCGTTGCCGACATCGTGCTGTGCTCGACAGCGCAGGGCTCGCCGCTGATGGGCGAGAACGCGGCGGCGCGCATCGCCCAGCTCAACATTCTCGATGCGCTGTTCGTCGCGGTGGCGCAGCGCGACTATCAGGCGGCGGAGCGCAATCTCGGCCGCACCATGTCGGCGGTGACGTCGAAACGCCGGGACAGGGGTACATGACGGCTCCGCTGGTCACCGTGTTCGGCAGCCTGCATTACGACATCATGGTCGAAGCGCCTGACCGCCCGCGCAAGGGCGAAACGGTGACCGGCCATGCCTGGCAGCCGAAATGCGGCGGCAAGGGCGGCAACCAGGCAGTGTCGGTGGCGCGAGCCGGCGTGGGCTCGGCGATGATCGGCGCCGTCGGCGATGACGATTTCGGCCGCGCGCTTCTCGATAATCTCTACCGCTGCGGCGTCGACAGCCGCTTCGTGCGGGTCGCGGCTGGCGCCGGCTCCGGCATGAGCGTGGCGATTTTCGACGACGGCGGCGACTATGGCGCGGTGATCGTCTCAGGCAGCAATCTCACCTTGGGCGAGAAGGACATCGCGGCCGCGACCGAGATGGTTGCGCAAACGGCGGTGCTGCTGCTGCAGAACGAGGTGCCGGAAGCCGCCAACATTGCCGCAGCGCAGGCGGTGAGGAGACACGGTGGTCGCGTCGTCCTCAACGCCGCGCCCGCGCGAAAACTGTCCGGCGAACTGATCGCACTCACCGATATCGTCATCGTTAACGCCATCGAGGCGGAATTTCTGGCCGGCATTCCGGTCGTCGACACGCTCGAGGGGGCTGCCGAGGCGGCACGCATGCTGGCCGATTTCTATCCGGCCGCGATCGTCACGGCCGGCGGGGAGGGCGTTGCCTATTGCGACCGCGACGGCCAGGCGTTCGCGCTGGCGGCCATCCCGGTGAAGGTCGTCAGCACCCATGGCGCCGGCGACGAGTTCGTTGGCGCGTTCGCGGCAGGCCTCGCCCGCGGGCATCAGGTCGAGGCCGTCCTCGCCGCCGCCAACGCCGCCGCAGCCTTGCTGGTCGCCACGCCGGAACGGGAGCGCGAGCGACCTGAGACCGGTGGCCGCCTCCGCCGTTGATCGTAACAGGCGACAACAAGCGGATGGCGAGGACTTTTCGCTCGGCTCCGACAGGCCGATAAAGTCCGACAATTGATACGAAAGCCCGCCACCCTTTCGGATGACGGGCTCCGTTGCCTGGCCGCCAGGAACGCCACGGTAGCGACTCTGCTACTAAATGCTCCCGCAGATACTCTATATGCGGCCTTCGGGCCGTCAGGCGCATCGGCTAAACAAATGAAGCCCGCGCCTTTGGCGGAGAGCGCGGGCCCGATCGGGTTGCAGCCCGATCCGCAGCAGGAACCCGGAGGTTCCGCTGCTCAGGAACAGTTATTAGAACTTTCTAATATTCCTGCATCGTCTGGATGAATGATGCCCTCGTAAACGAACACCTTGGCAGGAGATTCTCTTGCCTGAAGCAGTCATGTTTGCTCCCTCTCCGCCGGGCCTCAAGCAAACTTGAGACAACATTCGTATTGGTGGACGGAGATGCGCTTTCGGGGAGAAAGCCGTGGGCAGACAGCAACGCACCGTTTTTTGGTCGCGGTCTTTGCGTCTGTCCTTGGCTTTGTGCTGTTGGTCCTGATCCTACAGATAATGAGTCTGCTTGACTAGAACTCGGTCACGGCCAGTTCTTTTCCGCCCTTGCGCTCAGCTTGCGCGCTTTTGGATTTTGGGTAGGACGCCGCATGGCGTTTCTGACGGGGACATTGGCAGCGCTTGCGAGTTTTTGCATTGACCCTGATCCTGCCAACGGTCGGCGGGTGATCAAGGGGCCAACTCAAATCACGACGCCGGCTGAGCCGTAAACCTCATGCATCCAGATATGACTATTTGATCTCTTCGCCTGTCAGCGCGCGGACACCGAGCCGGCTGCGGGTGGATTTTTCGCCGGCAAGCGTAGGGGAAGCGTCCTTCCTGCGTATCGGTCAGCAGTCGCCGCTTGCGGCCAATGACAGCGAAAGGACCATCACCATGCAACGTTCAGCACTCTTTGCGGCCCTGCTTCTGGGGCTCGTACCGCTTTCCGCCGCGCACGGGCAAGACATTTCAGGAAAGGACATTTCGGGAAAGGACATGCCGGGCAGGCGCATCCTGCAGCGGGTCGACACCAATGGTGACGGCGCGATTTCAAAGGACGAGATGCTTGCGGCGCGCGAGCGCATGTTCACGAAGCTCGATCGCAATGACGACGGCGTCATCGAGGAGAAGGAGATCGAAGGCGCCCGCGACGCCATTATGGACCGCGCCGACGCCGCGCAAGCCAGGCTCGGCAACCGCTGGCGGCGCATGGACACGAACGGCGACGGCAAGGTCTCGGAGGACGAGTTCCGCAACCGTATGCCGCTGTTCGACCTCGCCGACCGCAATGGCGACGGCACGCTGTCGGCGGACGAGATCGCCGCCGTTCGCAAGCTCTTTGCCGATCGCGCCGGCTGACGATCTCATCACGTTCCTTGTTCAACTAGATAGATCCAGTCTTTTTTCAACACAATCAAGGAGTAAGAAATGCTTTCTTCAGCGAAAGTTCATCTGTTTTGCCTCGGCGCGATGCTTGTCGCGTCGGCTGCCGTGCCGGCCGCCGCCGAGGAATGGCAACGGCCGACATTGCATGGCGGCGAGATCAGCCGCAGCGTCAGCCGGGAGGGCGGCGTCTACACCGGCTCGACCACGCGCGCCGGCCCCAATGGCGGCAGCTATACGTCGAGTTCCAAATGCGTGGCGGGCGTTGTTGACCGCTGCGCCAGAAGCTACTCTGGCACCGGGCCGGACGGGCAGTCCTTCTCCGGCAAGCGGGTGTCGGCGCGTGGGCCGTTCCGTGGCCGCTCGGCCGGCAGCTTCACCGGCCCGGACGGCAACACGGTTTTCGGGTCCCGGCGCTGGCGCCGTTGACGTTCAGGAGCCTGGCCAGTTGGTGCCCGCCGCCGTGCAGCATGAGGAGCCCCGTGAGGACGACGAACTGCTGGCATGGGTGGCGGCGGGCAACCAGGGCGCGCTGTCTGAGCTCATCGCCCGCCATGGCCGCGGCTTGCGGGTGTTTGCGGCGCGCTATCTCGGCAATGCCGGCGACGCCGAGGATGTGGTGCAGGAGGTGTTCGTGACCATCTGGAAACAGGCTGCACGGTTCGACCCCGCCAGGGGACGCGCCTCGACCTGGCTGTACAGGATCACCGCCAATCGCTGCATCGACCAGCGCCGGCGCCGGGCGCTGCGGACCTTCATCGGGCTCGACGATGTCCGGGATGAGGTGGCCTCGCAAGAGCCGGGTGCCGAAGCGACGACCGCCGCGCGACAGGAGCTTGCGATTGTCCGCGACGGCCTGTCGCGCCTGCCGGAGCGGCAGCGCATGGCCGTGCTGCTGCGCGCCGTCGGCGATCTCGATATCGCGGCAATCGCCGAGGTGATGGGCGGCAGCGCCGGCTCGGTGGAGCAATTGCTGGTCCGCGGGCGACGGGCGCTAAGGGACCATTTGCGGGATCATTTGGCAATGGCGGCAGAAGGCCTGGAAAGGAAGTCCTCATGACACGGGACGAGTTCGAACGAAACAAGCGTCGCTTCGGCGACGATGTCGACGCCTGGCCGGCTCCCTTCCGGCAGGAAGCACGGGCCTTTGTCACGGGCGAAACGGACCGATCGCCGCAAGACGATCCGGATAGCGCGCTCGATCGCCTCGTGCTCGAGGCGGCGCTGATGGCCAGCGACGAACAGGCGCTGACACGCAAGGTGCTGGCCCGCATCGATGCCGGCCGGAGGTCAACGTGGTCGTCATTCCTGCCGAGGTTCTTGCTTGAGCCGGCCGGACTTGCGGCTTGCGCTGCGGCCATGCTCGTAGCCATGACGCTGGCAGGCTACCAGGTGGCGCGGCTGCAGGATGATCTGCCGGATTCGGAGCTTCTGGCGCTGGCTTCCGGCGCGCGGCTGTCTGACAATGGGCTGTCCGACAATGGCCTGTCTGGCGATGGCCTGTCCGGCATTGCCGCCGATCCCGCAGCGGGGGAGGATTCGCTTTGACGAGGCGTTCCCTGTTATGGACGGCGACGCTGGTGCTGCTCGGCCTTTCGCTTGCCGGCAACTTCTTCCTGCTCGGCTATGCGGCTCATGGCTTGCGCCAAGGATCGGCGGCGGGTGGGCTGATCACCGAGATCGCCGGCGCCTACTCGCCCGAGGTGAGGAAGGAGTTCCGCAGCATCCGCCGCGCAAACCGTCCGCGCACCTTGGCGGCACTGCGCGAGCTGCGCATGGCGCGGGCCAATCTGGCGGCGGCGCAGCAGGTTTCGCCCTTCGACGAAGTGGCGGTGAAGGAGGCGATGGCGGCAGTGCGCATCGCCACGACAAACCTCCAGGCGACGATGCAGGACTATCTGTTGACCGCGCTGAAGAACGTCAAGGCCAAGCCTGCCGCCGGAAGTTGATGCTGGTTGGGCTTGCCCTTCCAAGGTATCGGGCGGCCGGCGGACGGCTGGATTGCAAGCAGGAACGGGTGGGTGGCGTATCCACCGACTGAGCGCAGCCGGGCGCTTGCGCGTCCGGCTGCCAATGTCGTCAGTGCTTGCTCTTGCCGGGACTGGCGGCACTGCCACTGATGGCGATGCGCTTGGCCTTCACCTGCGCGCGCTCCGTCTTGGGCAGCGTCACGGTGAGCACGCCGTTATGGAAGGCGGCGTTCACCTTGTCCTCCTCGACCTCGTAGCCGAGCGGGATGCGGCGCTCGAAGCGGCCGTAGAACCGCTCGGAGAACTGCCTGCCCTTGTCCTCGGCCTCGGAGCGCTTCTCGCCGCGCAGCGTCAGCACGCCGTCATCGAGCATCACCTCGACGTCCTTTTCGTCCATGCCGGGAATTTCCGCGGTCACGCGGATCTCCTTCTCGCCGTCGGAGATTTCGACGCTCGGCCAGCTGCCGCGCGCCGACGAAAATCCGCTGAGCGAAGGCATGCGCGTTTCGAAGCCGCGGAACGCGTCGTCGATCAGGCGGTTCATCTCGCGATGCAACGCCATGAACGGGTCCCGGTCCTCGTCACGATAGAAGCTGGGAACCGGACTGTTCTCCCGGCCCCAGGGGATGAGATCACGAATAGCCATTGCTGTTCTCCTTTCTCGACTGGTTGGGCGAACGCCAGAGATCGCCTTCGCTCAGGCGGCCTGCTTCGGCTTCTCGACCTGCCCGGCCTTCCGCGCGCCGTCGTCCTTGGCGATCGTGATGCGACGCGGCTTCATCTCCTCGGGCACTTCGCGCACCAGGTCGATCGTCAGCAGGCCGTTGTTGAGCGAGGCGCCGGTGACCGTCATGTGATCGGCAAGCTCGAAGCGCCGTGTGAACGGTCGCACCGGAAGACCGCGGTGGAGATATTCCACCTCGTCCTGTTCCTTGCGCTCGCCCGAGACGATTAGAAGGTTCGGCTCGTGGCTGATGTCGAGATCGTCTTCGGAAAAGCCGGCGACGGCGATCCTCACGCGATAGGTGTTCTCGTCGCTTCGCTCGATGTCATAAGGCGGCCAGCTGTCGACTGCCTGAGGCGCGTTTTCCAGCAGGTTGAAGATGCGGTCGAAACCGATGCTCGACCGGTAGAGCGGGGAAAAGTCGAATGCGGTTCTCATAGCTATATGCTCCATCGAGCAACATAGTACGAGGGACGCCAAAGAGCTTGGCGCTCCCTGGGTTCTGCCGGTCCCATTCGGCAACCGGCAATTTGGATTTGGTTATTGTCAGCCCGAAATCAAGACCCAGATTCTGTCCCGCTGCCAGATTTTTTGTTGCCAGATTGTACTGGTAATGCCGGTTTCAACCTTCATTTGAGGGTCGCGACGGCACGCCGCATGGAGGATATCATGACCATGACACGCGACGACATCATTTCGGTGCTGGGCCCGGTGGACGACGCCGTCATCGCCGACATCGCCTCGACCGGCGCGACGATCGAGGAGTTGCGCGAGGCCTTTGCCTGGGTCGGAGCCGATGAGGCGCTGGTCAATGAGGGCCGCGCTCTGCCGTCGGCAAGGGTGGCGACACTGATCGGGCTTCTCGAACCGCCGGACGACGACATATAGCCGGCCGTTGCATCGGGGACGGGGGCCAGGGGTTTGAGGCGGGGAGGTCTTGAAGCGTGCAGGCACACGAACCATCTCGTCCATCGGCGCCGATCGGGCCGCCTCCTGCTTAATCGAGGATGTTACTTGCTCTAAAAAACAGAAAGAAGGAGGAAGTGATGAACGACGTCCCATTTTCCGAGCCGATCACGCTCAAGCTCCAATCCGTCGGAGAGCGCAAGGTCGCCAGCAGCTGGGAAGCCATCGAATGCATGCAGCAATGGCCGGACCGGGCGCGCGGCCGGAGCTGGCGCGCAGCCTATCGCGCCTGCCGCGACGCGCTCGACGGTTGGCGCACCGCCGGCGAGGCTCGCACGGCCTTCGTCAAGGCGGCTCGCACGGCCGGACTGCTTGTCACGGGACGTAAATCCACCTGAACGGCCGTTGCTCCGAGCGCCCCTGTCTCACTGCAACGCAATGACGTCTCACTGCAGCGTAATAACACCGTCCACCGCCCGCCATTCGGAGGGCTGGATCAGACGGTGATGGGCGACACGCACGGAATGCAGCGGGCCTTCGATCTCACGTTCCCAATATTCGAGGAAATGCTTCAGCGTCGGGAAATCCGGAGCGATGTCGTATTCCTGCCAGATGAAGAGCTGCAGCAGGTCCCGATAGTCGGGAAGACGATAATGGATCTCTGCCGTCGTCAGGCCAAAACCCTGCATCTGGAGCTGGAACTCGTTGCTGACCATGCACGTCTCCTTTCTGTCCTACAATCAGGCGCCGACGCGGTGGAGGCCGCCGTGGCGGCTTCGGCCGGCGCCGGCGCCTTGAGATGGACCTGCGCCATCGAGTGACTGCAGCGCGTCCATGATCTCTTCAAAGGCGATTGGAGCTTTGGCGCCGGGCGGCTTGCGCAGCGCCGGCATGGATTCGACCGCGCAGGCATCGGAGGCCCATGACGACAGGATCGCGCGCTTTTCACCGACGTCCAGCGTCGCGTCGGCCAGTACGTCTTGTGGACGGTCGAAATGCCGGATCGAGCAGCCGGCTGAGATCGGGATATTCCGGCGCAATCGAAATCGTTGGGACATCGCGTTCCATCGCTTTGCTCCGCATGCAAAAACGCCTCCGCTTCCTCATCGGTTCCGGCCGTCGGCAGACGGTGCCGGGATCGACGACGATGTCGGAAGGTTGGGCCGCGGTGTCAAGCCGCATCCGACGTGTCAATTCCTGGAATAGCGCCATCATTACAGTGCGTTGGCACTCGACCACGGCGAGTGCTAAAATTTTTTCGACCTCCTCTTGAAAGCCTGGATCGGCAGACTAATTCGATATGCGCGTGATGCCTGAGCAGCGGTCGCGCACCGTCCCATCGGCCGTTGTACCGGTCGGCTGCGAAGGGAGGTCCAAGAAAATCTGTTTGTTCCTATGAGGAGAACGACATGGCGTTCCGTCCATTGCATGACCGTATCCTGGTCCGCCGCATCGAGGTCGACGAGAAGACCGCGGGCGGCATCATCATTCCCGATACCGCCAAGGAAAAGCCGCAGGAAGGCGAGGTGATCGCCGCCGGTCCCGGGGCGCGTGACGATAGCGGCCAGTTGCAGCCGCTCGACGTCAAGGTCGGCGACCGTATCCTGTTCGGTAAATGGTCGGGCACCGAGATCAAGCTCAATGGCGAGGATCTGCTCATCATGAAGGAAAGCGATGTGCTGGGCGTGATCGAATCGACCGACAAGATGCAGCAGGCCGCCTGAGCGGGGCCTGGACAAGCAATCAGTCAACGAAAAGCTGCCTATTTGAAGGAGTTATCCAATGGCTGCCAAGGATGTGAAATTCCATACCGAAGCCCGCGAGAAGATGTTGCGCGGCGTCAATATCCTCGCCGACGCAGTGAAGGTCACGCTCGGTCCCAAGGGCCGCAATGTCATCCTCGACAAGTCATTCGGCGCCCCGCGCATTACCAAGGACGGCGTTACCGTCGCCAAGGAAATCGAGCTTGAGGACAAGTTCGAGAACATGGGCGCGCAGATGGTGCGCGAGGTCGCATCGAGGACCAGCGACACCGCCGGCGACGGCACCACGACCGCGACGATTCTGGCCCAGTCGATCGTCCAGGAAGGCGCCAAGGCGGTTGCTGCCGGCATGAACCCGATGGACCTGAAGCGCGGCATCGACAAGGCGGTCGAAGCAATCATCGCCGAACTGAAGGCCAATGCCCGCAAGGTGACCAGGAATGACGAGATTGCCCAGGTTGGCGCCATCTCGGCCAATGGCGATGCCGAGATCGGCCGCTTCCTCGCCGAGGCGATGGAAAAGGTCGGCAATGAGGGCGTCATCACTGTCGAGGAAGCCAAGACCGCCGAGACCGAGTTGGAAGTGGTCGAAGGCATGCAGTTCGACCGCGGCTATCTCTCGCCATATTTCATCACCAACCAGGACAAGATGCGCGTCGAGCTCGAAGAACCCTATGTGCTGATCCACGAGAAGAAGCTCTCCAACCTGCAGGCCATGCTTCCCGTGCTCGAAGCCGCCGTGCAATCCGGCAAGCCGCTGCTGATCATCGCCGAGGACGTCGAAGGCGAGGCGCTGGCGACGCTGGTCGTCAACAAGCTGCGCGGTGGCCTGAAGGTTGCAGCCGTCAAGGCGCCGGGTTTTGGTGACCGCCGCAAGGCGATGCTGGAAGACATTGCCATCCTGACCGGCGGCACGGCAATCAGCGAGGATCTCGGCATCAAGCTCGAAAACGTCACGCTGGAGATGCTCGGCCGCGCCAAGAAGGTGCTGATCGAGAAGGAGAACACCACCATCGTCGACGGTGCCGGCCGCAAGGATGAAATCCAGGCGCGCATCAGCCAGATCAAGGCCCAGATCGAGGAAACCACCTCCGACTACGACCGCGAGAAGCTGCAGGAGCGGCTGGCTAAGCTCGCTGGCGGTGTCGCCGTCATCCGCGTCGGCGGCTTGACCGAGGTCGAGGTCAAGGAGCGCAAGGATCGCGTCGACGATGCCATGCACGCCACACGCGCGGCGGTCGAGGAAGGCATACTGCCCGGCGGCGGCGTGGCGCTGCTTAGGGCGGCGAAGGCGCTCGACAACGTCGCCGTCGACAATCCCGACCAGAAGACCGGTGTCGACATCGTGCGTCGCGCCATCGAAGCGCCGGTGCGCCAGATCGCCGAGAACGCCGGTGCGGAAGGTTCGATCATCGTCGGCAAGCTGCGCGAGACGACCGACTTCGGCTATGGCTGGAACGCCCAGACCAACGAGTTCGGCGACCTTTACGGACAGGGCGTCATCGATCCGGCCAAGGTCGTGCGTACCGCGCTGCAGGGCGCCGCCTCTGTTGCCGGCCTGTTGGTGACCACCGAGGCGATGGTGGCCGAGAAGCCGAAAAAGGAAGGGGCCGCTCCGGCCATGCCGGCCGGCGGCATGGATTACTGACGCCAGGCTTCTGAGGACAAACGACCGTGCCCGCCGACGCGAAGGCGGGCACGGTCGTGCCCGGTACCATATGCAGGTGTTGCCATGGACATGATGAACAGTTTGGGAAAGATCGCCGCGCCGACCCTTCCCAGGACAGATTTCGACTATGAAACGGAGTGCAAGACGGCACTGGCCCGCTTGTCGACGGATTGCTGGACGCGGTCGAGTCGGCCGGCTGGGATCGCCGCAAGGCGGCCTATACGTTGATGTTCCTGTCGGCTCAGCGATTGGGAGCCGGCAAGGAGGAGCGCAAATGATTGCGGCGCGGATGCGTGAGTGCCTGAGTGGGCGCCTTTCAGCCAACATTGGAGACTGGCGAAAGCCGAGGTGACATCCAATCTCCCCCCTTGAGGGGGAGATGTCCGGCAGGACAGAGGGGGGCGCTGTCCCGCCAGCTTTGCGCGATCCAGGTCCGCGACCAACGCTCAACCCATGTCCGCGCCTGCTAGGCCCGCTGCGATCACGATGTGCTGACAGACGTTGTCGAGGTCGCGAACGACATCGTCGTTCCAGAAGCGCAGGATGGTCCAGCCAATTGCTTCAAGCCTCGCGCTTCTGCGAGCATCCGATGCCGAGGGTTCGGCCTGAGCGTGCTAGAGCCGTCGAGTTCGACGATCAGCCTTTTGTCCGGACAGGCAAAATCGACAATGTAGCCGGCTATGGGCATCTGTCGCCGAAACGCCAATCCCATGAGACGGTGCGCCCTGATCTCATTCCAGAGCTTCAGCTCGGCATCCGTCATGGCCTTCATCTTGCGCGCATTGCCGCGGTTGTTCGGCGACACTGGGTAATGAGTCATCGCCTTATCTCGCTCTGTCCTGCGCTCGAACACCCCCCTCTGTCCTGCCGGACATCTCCCCCTCAAGGGGGGAGATTGGCAGCTTCGCCGACGGCGCTCTTTCGGAGTCCCGTCGAGCTAGATACGTACTGCCCCCTCACCGCCGCACCCGCGATTTCAGCCAGCGGTCGAAGGCCACGGCGAGGATGAGGATCAAGCCGATGACGATGCTTTGCGTATAGGAGGAGACGTTGTTGAACTGTAGCCCGTTCTGCAGCACGCCGATCAGTGCCGCACCCACCACCGTGCCGCCGACGGAGCCGATGCCGCCGAACAGCGAGGTGCCGCCGATGACGACCGCCGAGATCACCGTCAGCTCATAGCCGATGCCGGCGACGGCTTCCGAGGAATTGAGCCTCGCCGACAGCACGAAGGCGGCGAGGCCGGCGAAGAAGCCGACGATGACATAGACCGAGATCAGGATGCGGTCGACGCGCAGCCCCGACAGCCGCGCCGCCTCGGCATTGCCGCCGACGGCGTAGACGGCGCGGCCGTAGCGCGTGTAGCGCAAGACGATGTGGCAGAGGATCGCCGCCGCCGCGAAAATGATCGCCGGCACCGGGACCGGGCCGATCAGCCCGGTGCCGAACCAGCGCATCGAGGCGTCGAAGCCGGAGATCGGGCCGCCGTTGGAGATCGTCAGCGTCAGGCCGCGAAAGACGGTGAGGCCGCCAAGCGTGACGACGAAGGGCGGCACCTTCAGCCTGGTGATGGCAAAGCCCTGGACGCCGCCGGCAATGGCACCGACGACGACGGCGGCCAATAGGGCTGCGAACCAGCCAAAGCCTTGCGTGCCGGACGTCGACAGCGACAGCGTGTTGGCGGTGCCGCCCTTGGCGACCACCGCCGCGACCATGCCGCAAAAGGCCAGCAGCGAACCGACCGACAGGTCGATGCCGGCAGTGAGGATGACAAAGGTCATGCCGAGCGCGATCAGCCCGGTGATCGAGATCTGCCGCATGATGTTGAAGATGTTGATGGGGTCGATGAAGCTCGGCTTCAGGACGGTGAAGACGATGATCAGCAGCGCCAGGAACATCAGCGGGCCGAAGCTCATCAGCAGGCGCGCGACATTGATGCCGCCGCGCTGGGTCTGTTCGGTCGTGCTGGTCATTGCGTCGCTTCCTGCGTTTGATCGAGCGCCATCAGTTCCATCAGTTTTTCCTCGGTCGCCTCGATGCCGGGCATCTCGCCGGTGATGCGGCCGCGCCGCATCGTGACGATCCTGTCCGACACCGCAAGCACTTCGGGCAATTCCGACGAGATCATCATGATGGCGATGCCGCGCGCCGCGAGCTGCACCAGGATCTGGTGCACCTCGGCCTTGGCGCCGACATCGACGCCGCGTGTCGGCTCATCGACGATCAGCACCTTGGGGTCGCGCGCCAGCCAGCGGGCAAGGATGACCTTCTGCTGGTTGCCGCCGGACAGCCCCTCTATGGGCTGCTCGGGCGAGGCCATGCGGATCGACAGCGTCTTCCTGTAGCTTGCCAGCGCTTCGCGCTCGCGGCGCTCGGTCATGAAGCCGGCGGCGTTGGAGTAGCGGCCGAGCGCGGCGATGGAAAAGTTGGTGAGGATGCCGAGCGCGGCGAAGATCGCCTGGTGCTTGCGGTCTTCCGGCACCAGGCCGATGCCGAGCGCGATGGCGTCGGCGGGTGTTTCAGGCGCGATCGTCTTGCCGTCGAGCGTGATGGTGCCGGCGGCGATGCGGTCGGCGCCGAAGATGGCGCGGGCCAGTTCGGTGCGGCCTGAGCCGACGAGGCCGGCGACGCCGAGGATCTCGCCCGCCTTGAGGTCGAGATCGACGCCTTCGAGCACGATGGCGTGCGGCGCCTGCGGATCGCGCACCGTGCGCAGGCCG
This window harbors:
- a CDS encoding MurR/RpiR family transcriptional regulator, with protein sequence MTLTSLDLKAVGPRIRMMMPHLTPLEAKVVETVFGRRGFDETIPLKQIAEEAGVSEAMVVKIAKKLGFSGYRDFRTAVYEYSRLPTAEMHQELSVDDSSAEIVQKVFRTSIQALEETLAILDMDDFDRAADLLYRAKNRDFYGVGGSAQIARDVSHKFLRIGIRASVYDDSHMMLMSASLLGADDIAVGFSHSGNTSAVIDAIHLARKSGARTLAITNYDNSPLAAVADIVLCSTAQGSPLMGENAAARIAQLNILDALFVAVAQRDYQAAERNLGRTMSAVTSKRRDRGT
- a CDS encoding ribokinase, translating into MTAPLVTVFGSLHYDIMVEAPDRPRKGETVTGHAWQPKCGGKGGNQAVSVARAGVGSAMIGAVGDDDFGRALLDNLYRCGVDSRFVRVAAGAGSGMSVAIFDDGGDYGAVIVSGSNLTLGEKDIAAATEMVAQTAVLLLQNEVPEAANIAAAQAVRRHGGRVVLNAAPARKLSGELIALTDIVIVNAIEAEFLAGIPVVDTLEGAAEAARMLADFYPAAIVTAGGEGVAYCDRDGQAFALAAIPVKVVSTHGAGDEFVGAFAAGLARGHQVEAVLAAANAAAALLVATPERERERPETGGRLRR
- a CDS encoding EF-hand domain-containing protein, with product MQRSALFAALLLGLVPLSAAHGQDISGKDISGKDMPGRRILQRVDTNGDGAISKDEMLAARERMFTKLDRNDDGVIEEKEIEGARDAIMDRADAAQARLGNRWRRMDTNGDGKVSEDEFRNRMPLFDLADRNGDGTLSADEIAAVRKLFADRAG
- a CDS encoding RNA polymerase sigma factor, producing MPAAVQHEEPREDDELLAWVAAGNQGALSELIARHGRGLRVFAARYLGNAGDAEDVVQEVFVTIWKQAARFDPARGRASTWLYRITANRCIDQRRRRALRTFIGLDDVRDEVASQEPGAEATTAARQELAIVRDGLSRLPERQRMAVLLRAVGDLDIAAIAEVMGGSAGSVEQLLVRGRRALRDHLRDHLAMAAEGLERKSS
- a CDS encoding periplasmic heavy metal sensor encodes the protein MTRRSLLWTATLVLLGLSLAGNFFLLGYAAHGLRQGSAAGGLITEIAGAYSPEVRKEFRSIRRANRPRTLAALRELRMARANLAAAQQVSPFDEVAVKEAMAAVRIATTNLQATMQDYLLTALKNVKAKPAAGS
- a CDS encoding Hsp20/alpha crystallin family protein, encoding MAIRDLIPWGRENSPVPSFYRDEDRDPFMALHREMNRLIDDAFRGFETRMPSLSGFSSARGSWPSVEISDGEKEIRVTAEIPGMDEKDVEVMLDDGVLTLRGEKRSEAEDKGRQFSERFYGRFERRIPLGYEVEEDKVNAAFHNGVLTVTLPKTERAQVKAKRIAISGSAASPGKSKH
- a CDS encoding Hsp20 family protein, which produces MRTAFDFSPLYRSSIGFDRIFNLLENAPQAVDSWPPYDIERSDENTYRVRIAVAGFSEDDLDISHEPNLLIVSGERKEQDEVEYLHRGLPVRPFTRRFELADHMTVTGASLNNGLLTIDLVREVPEEMKPRRITIAKDDGARKAGQVEKPKQAA
- a CDS encoding DUF982 domain-containing protein, producing the protein MNDVPFSEPITLKLQSVGERKVASSWEAIECMQQWPDRARGRSWRAAYRACRDALDGWRTAGEARTAFVKAARTAGLLVTGRKST
- a CDS encoding usg protein: MVSNEFQLQMQGFGLTTAEIHYRLPDYRDLLQLFIWQEYDIAPDFPTLKHFLEYWEREIEGPLHSVRVAHHRLIQPSEWRAVDGVITLQ
- a CDS encoding co-chaperone GroES: MAFRPLHDRILVRRIEVDEKTAGGIIIPDTAKEKPQEGEVIAAGPGARDDSGQLQPLDVKVGDRILFGKWSGTEIKLNGEDLLIMKESDVLGVIESTDKMQQAA